The DNA segment ggccagacgGAGGGTCGTAGAGATGGCATCGTCTATGGAACTTTTTGGATGATGCGCAAACTGCATAGGGTCCAttgagggtggaagctgggtcttgatgtgccttgtgacaagcctctcaaagcacttcatcacgatgtgTGTAAGCGCGacaggacgatagtcattgaggcaggagactgtagacttctttAGCATGGGGAGGAGGATGGTTGTTGTCTTTAGgcaagactacagcagggggcagatctttctctctctcagctctctctctctctctctctctctctctctctctctctttcggtcgagttaaacatgctcctgaggctccagtgaccagtgttcctgcccctctcccctccttggatcttcacacttctgtgcagctcgggacggtctcttaattccggagtagaacgggtgctttgaggacggattggactgtagttggtgtcggcggtctgctgcactgactcgggagtgcagtttgcttctgatcatcatcactgtacccacaacattgtatatctgcttcaaatggacatttggtgcaacccagatgaggatgggttccctcttgagtctggttcctctcaaggtttcttccttatgccatctcggggagtttttccttgccacagttgctcatcagggacaaacatacttacaaagaacatatttatgtttaatcaccacattatctgtgtaaagctgctttgagacaatgttcattgttaaaagcgctatacaaataaaaatgaattgaattgaattgaagtaggaacaacgttgctgctaagggagatgttgaagatgtcagtgaagacatccgctagcgTTTTGTTACCGCGAGTCTTACAGTACAGAGCTGTGTTTCTGTCAGCACGAAACATGACTAGCTCTTCTAGCTAGATGGTGGCGTCCGGAACTGTGTTGCTGAGCCAAgtctctgtaaaaaaacaaaaaaaacaaagacacagcAGTCTCTGGACTCTCGCCGCGTGGTccgctggagtcggatgtagtccagtttattgtcCGGGGAGCAGACGTTTAAAAGAAGAATGGACGGGAGAGctggccggctagggttagtgtttagcctagcacggacacccgcccaCTTGCTTTGCATTTGCTTCCTTGAGCATCGCTTCCGACTTCCCCTCTCCTGGCCACCGGCATTAGGTGACACCGAGGGCTGTGGGCCTGGTCATTGTagccgaggtcgcagcaaggGTTAGGgtctaatgtttaatgtttaagagaccaaactttagaacttttttgtgtttgcttatctagcatttttcaattttaactgcaataagattatttccGATTTAGGATACAGAGATATGATAAAGTGAGAGGCAATGAATGTAGTTAACACTAGTGATAGTCGCGTTAActaactacaggcacaagtcaggaagacaaaaacaatttaggattattaaaagacgAAAAAGGATAGATAAATGGTAACGTTTGTTTCAAAACGGCgagagaaatacaaacacagAACTCGCAGCCACacaaggtgcggcttatttatgttaaaaataaaaatatttgtaaaattcagtgggtgcggcttatagtccggaaattacggtacatggTATTATCTTcgtgaactcttttatttctgttttaaaccctGATTTTACACCTGACTGTCCTTTTTATTCACAGAGAGAAACCgtttttcatgctttttattCACTGCTCCAGGTTGCAGTCACTGTGTTTTTACGGAGCATTTTAAGGTCTTTTTGATTTTactgttcagtgttttatttttggttttaaatacATTAGGAAACACAGGTTCAGGTGCCACCTGTGTCTTTCAGCGGCTCCAGTCTGCGCTTCAATCACCTTTTCGGCGACCTTTCCACTTGCCTCTCTGcgtgtctctctctcccagAGGTtggcgtctctctctcttctttattGGCGTCGCCAGACTGAAACACAGCGTACTGATTAGCCTCATCAGCTGCCGGTGTTTCTTACCGCTTGTTCCGGCTGGgtccgccctccactcgctgGCACAGTGttattatattgatatttttacCGTGTGATTAAAACGATGAGTCGGtctggtgactttttttttaacccgaaaagagtttaataagtgtgaAGAACATTAACTTCTTTACTGAAACAACACCTAAGTCATAGTTCATCAGcatgatgtcacttcctgtttgtgtaGAACATGAGGAGAGCCTGGACAGGGAGGTGCAGCTGGAGGATGGGTTCCTGATCACAGGCAGTAAAAAGGTATGAGGATTACTGAGAACTTTCCACAAGTCTGTTTCTGCCTGCTGTAAGTGTAcacaaactctgtgtgtgtttgtgtctacaGGATGCCAGTGATTTTGAGTGGAGTTTCTGGAATGAGTGGGCGTGGCGTTCTCTCCTCTGGTCTCTGATTGGTCATGCTGTGGTCTCTCAGCTCTGCAGTGTTTGTTCTCCTCAGGTGAATTTCCAACATCTTCCACATATTGTAGTGTAAAAAGTGTACAGAATGAGCTCTTACTGCGATATTATCACACAAACCGACTGCTGTAGAAGAGAAATGATTTATGGTCACATGATCCAGTAACCCCAAAGAAGGACGGTTCTGTTCAGAATTATTCTCAAGGTTCCTTTCTCATATCATCTCAGTCTCAGAAAGATTTGTTTGGATGTAATGGTCCGATTGGTATCAAAGCTCATTATGTTTTAGATCGTTATGGAGCTCCACACTCTGCTGTGTGTTTATTAACGTTCTGAGCTTATTAGAGCCTAAATCCAGATTCCTGTGCGGCTGCATTGCAGAGTTTTATTTAAACTGTTTGCAGTGAATTGGTAAtctattttagtgtgtgtgtgtgtgtgtgtgtgtgtgtgtgtgtgtgtgtgtgtttagttgaGAAAGGCCATCCTCACAGTGTATGGAGTTCTCTGTGCCTGGTGGCTTCTCGGTTGGAGGGGTGTGGTGGTTCTTATGCTTCACTTGAGCATTTCATTGGCTGTTGCTCAGCTGCAGAGTTCCGCCCTCACCTGGGTCTGTGCTCTGTTCCTGCTCTCTACATTACACATCACCAGCATACAGGAGGTCCAGGTGTGTCTTCTAGTAACGTTCTGCTGGTGCCTCATCTGTCTCACCACCATTATTCTAATTGGCTactgtcctctctctctttctctttctctctctctctctctctctctctcacatacctCACTATGATTGGCtgctgtcctctctctctctgtctctctcacatacCTCACTCTGATTGGcttctgtcctctctctctctctgtctctctcatacCTCACTATGATTGGCtgctgtcctctctctctctctctctctctctccctctctctctctctctctctctctctctctctctctctctctctcatacctCACTATGATTGGCTgctgtcctctctctctttctcactcatgTCTCACTCTGATTGATTTACATGATgcatgtttaattgtttaaaaatttagAAATCAAGTTCTTTGTGATTGAAGGATCCTGTACTGTGTTTACAGCGAGACTGGTACGACTCAGATCAGAATTATTATCTCCTGATGTTCAGCACTGCAATGTGTGTGTTACGCTGCATCAGTTTCAGCCTGGAGCTGTGCTGGAGCCCCCTGCAGGGCACACAAACTATTTCATGCTTCtcatttttaaactttaaaaaattgttAACACAATTCTACAACCTGGTCTCATACGGATTCTACCATCCACTGTTCTACAATGGACCCATCATCAACTACAACTATTTCAGACAACAGGTGAAAATTCAGGAACACTAATGATGAAcactaataaatattaacattaataataaacccagccattatagtcactcttagtgccggtctcaagcccaGGTAAACGGGGAGGGTTTTGTTATGAAGGAAATCCAGCGTGAAACGttgcaaatcaaatatgcggatcagcAATAAGAAATTTATAGCGGATCAGTAGAGGCCTgagttaccaacgaccaccacggGAATTTTTAGCCAAGAGGGTACCGGGGGAAATTGGGCtaaggaggaagacgtctacagagacagcaggaaaaggagaagtgtaggagagtggaggttcgggttggtagtttaaatgttggtactatgactggtaaagcaaaagagggagctgatatgatggagaggagaaaggtagatatgttgtgttcaggagaccaagtggaaagagagtaagaccaggaacaatggaggtgtttaaactgttctatcatggtgtggatggaaagagaaatagtgtagggggattctaaaggaagagtacagtaagagtgtagtggaggtgaagagagtttctgatagggtgatgaatgtgaagctggaagttgaaggggtgataataaatgtcattagtgtttatgctccacaagtggctTGTGAGATGTGTGGAGAGGTTTAGGaaagatgcagtggagtttttaacaagattgtttaataggattttggaaggtgagaagatgcctgaggaatggagaaggaatgtgctggtactgatctttaagaataagagtgatgtgcagacctgcagtaactacaggggaataaagttgaagtcatgaagttatgggaaagagtagtggaagccaggctgagagaagaggtgaccatctgtgagtaacagtatggtttcatgctgaggaagagcaccacagacgcattatttgctttgagaatgttgatggagaagtatagagaatgtcagaaggagctgcattgggtgtttgtggatttagagagtgtatgacagggtggagagaggagttgtggtattgtatgaggaagtctggtgtgtcaaaaaaagtatgtgagggtgatgcaggacatgtatgaggacagtgtgacagcagtgaagtgtgcagtaggaacgacagactggttccaggtggaggtggaactgcatcaaggattggctctgagccctttcctgtttgcagtggtgatggacaggttgaaggatgaggtcagacaggagtctctgtggactatgatgtttgcggataatattgtgatttgtggtgagagtagggagcaggttgagaagagcctggagaggtggaggtacacgctggagagaaggggaatgaaagtcagtaggagtaagacagagtacatgtgtgtgaatgagagggagggcagtggaggggtgcggttgcagggagaagaggtggagaaggtggaggagttcaggtacctggggtcaacagggcaaagtaatgtagagtgtgttagagaagtgaagaaaagagtgcaggcagggtggagtttgtggagaaaagtgatagcaggagtaatgtatgataaaagagtatctgtgagagtgaaagggaaagtttataggactgtggtgagacctgaggtggtgtatggtttagagacagtggcattgagtaaaagacaggaggtgaagctggaggtagcagagctgaagatgttgagatattcgttgggagtgacgacgatggacagatttagaaatgagtttattagagggacagcgcatgtaggacgttttggagacaaggtgagggatgtgtgattgagatggtttggacatgtgcagaggagggacatggggtatatcagtaggagaatgctgtaGAAGAACTAGAAAAATGCTGAgaaaccaccaggaaggagaaaaagaggaagaccaattaggaggtttatggatgtggtgagtaaagccatgcaggtagttggtgtgaaagaggcagatgttgaggacagggggggtatggagacggatgatccgctgtggagacccctaatgggagcagccgaaagaagaagcagaatgATGAACACTAATAATGTACACTATTAATGAACACTGATAATGAACACTAATGATGAACaccaatataattaataattccgATCCTTCTTTATGTCATTGTGTGATGTCACTGTTTTTTCCTGTCCTTTTGAGTCAGTTCTTCTGCCActcaagtctctctctctctctctctctctctctctctctctctctctctctctctctatctctctctctctcttactctcactttctctctttttttatctcttcccccttttctttctctctctctctctctctctctctctctctctctctgtgcctgCAGATGGACAGAATGGTGTGTTCCACATCACCATCCTGGTTGTTGAGTCAAGTtttacgtttgtgtgtgtggtggtgtttagCTGAGTTTATGATCCACTTTATGTACATGCACAGCATCCAGAACAACGAGATCTTCCTCAACATGCTGCCATCCTGGGCtctgggtaagtgtgtgtgttgtgtgtgtgtgtgagagagaggcatttttgtcttttacaaTCATTTATCTGGCAAAAAATCCTTTTTAAGGTCGGATGGTTTCAGATTTGTTCGTTAATTAATTATCTCTTCGAGGAGATAAGAGCTCTggacagtttgtgtgtgtgtgtgtgtgtgtgtgtgtgtgtgtgtgttttgggggtaAAGGGTTGCACTAGAGAGGTGTCCAGACGACTTCTGTAGGCCAGGGACTCCTCCAGCAGCCATTATAGTGTTTCGCAGcctttaatctgttttttttttaagtccatATTTTCAAAAGTCCATTGTAAAAAACACGAATAAACCAGTAACATCCAATGCATTTGTGTCCATTAAAACAAAGTTCTGTCCAGCCCCAGTCATCCCACCATGTGCAAAAAGTCCACTGGCTGCTGTCCTCTATACCAGGTTACTTGGGCCAGTCAGGAGTCTCTGAATGAACTGGAGGCGAAAGGCTGACAAGATAAACTGACCATTTCCCCCTTCCTCCTTGGACAAATGGAGGACACTCTGGAATCCAGTGCAAACCATCCCAGAAGAAGTCCACGAGCAGGGCCTGGATGTTCGCTAGCAGGTCTTGTGCCATACAGACGATGGTTGTTGATGATCAGCATTTGCCCTCTTTGGGACCAGCCGCTTCCACCTGCTCAGTCTGCTCTTGATGTGCTCTACAGTGCCttcccagtttttatttaaatatctcaTGACTCCACAGGTAGACACCCAAGTACTTAAAACCACCTTTTTTCTACACCAGGTCTCCTGGGAATCTCGGCTCCCCACTCCCCAACTAAATCTGCTTCACTCTTTTCCCAGTTTACTTTcgtttataataaaaaactcaAAGTCTTTTAGAACATCAGTTAAAACATTCACATCAGACTGGGATCCCACCACTACAGCCACGTCATCTGCATATGCTGACAGGTAAAGTAAAGCATTAGAGtgtgaataataaaaacagaaagatgACTTCTTAGGTTGATTAATAGAGGTTCAATTGCTAGAGTGTACAACATTCCTGACGGTACACTTTCAATTTCACTCCATGCCTTGGAGAGCCTTCTGAAGCTCAGCGAGTGTCAGCTCCCTGTCCAACTCCCTGTCTACTGACTCTGAGAGCTTAGCATATTTAAGGGAGCTCTCGTCCATTTCATGTGCTCCTGACCTCTCACAGTATGAGCTTGGGGCTCACCTACCCTAGGCCCTGGTGCAGCAGCCAGTTGCCTGGCTTTCAGCAGGAGGCCGAGCTGAAGCCACAGGGGGAATGGCTCCAGCAGGCTTAGCTGCTTCCTGCCCCAGACGATTGGGGACACCAGGGTCACTCTGTATTTCAGGAAAGGCATGGACAAGATGCCCTtgcttcttcatcatcatcatcttctttttcttcttttgacacggcagatcatccgtctccatacccctctgtcctctacatctgcctctttcaaaccaactacctgcacgtcttccctcaccatggtcttcatcttttcctccttcctggtgtctccatcctcagcattctcctactgatatagcccatgtccctcctctgcacatgtccaaaccatctcaatcacacctccctcaccttgtctccaaaacgtcctacatgtgctgtccctctaataaacgaatttctaatcctgtccatcatagTCACTTCCAATGAACAtctcaggtcaagtcaagtcaagaggcttttaatgtcatttctactatacacagtggtacacagtaataacaaaacaacgttcctccggaaccctggttctACACTAAACAAtgacataaagctacaacacaacacaagctacataaagtgcatcgagtgcaatctagtgcaaacagtgcagacaaaaaacagtacagacagacaacacaagacaagacacaaaaccaagatagcgccgaccagtaaacctactgtatacttggttatacagttctgtaaactgtaaaaactatacccaggagtgaatataagaacacaatgtagtgcaaaaatacagcagcagtcaagatgtgcagaagacagcatgtaaacagtgtaatatagTATGACAAATTTAAAGGTGCaaaaaattatgtaaacaatataatagtcaaaggtgcaaaagaCGGCAtgtatacagtaatacagtgaaAGGTGCAGTTAAACAGATCAgttatcaaatataaataataataaatagataatggTGGAATACattgaggtgagtgtgtgttgtgttaagtccaggttgtacagtttgataacacacaacatcttcagctctgctacctccagctccatctcctgtcttttactcaatgccactgtctctaatccatacaacatctcaggtcttaccacagtcctataaactttccctttcactctttcaagtcaagaagcttttattgtcaaatCTGTgatatatatagctgacgcagcacacagtgaaatgagacaatgttcttccagaaccctggtgctacattaaacaacagagAACTCCATCACTGAAAATAGAGCTGCATAACCGAacagagttaaggactaaagtgtccttgccacataaagtgcattgtgtgcaaccatATCCAAATAgtacacaaaacataaaatatatataatgtgtttgatgtGACGGCccaaatgcttcggaaccgctttcctgatggcaggagggtgaagagtgtgtgtgaggaatgttatgtcatgtcaagtcaagtttatttctattgtgcttttcacaacagacattgtctcaaagcagctttacagattttaacagtgaaggtgaatggtgtgtgtttatccctgattaggaccatggagactgtggtaaGGGAAAacccccttagatgttatgaggaagaaaccttgagaggaaccagactcaaaagcagaacctcatcctcatttgggtgacatcaagagtgtgattatagtctttaaacaatacagaacactggagagtgagaactaacatgagcactggagtgtgtgattatgactaatgttctttctacagtcttatacagtcagatgagattatggaaccaggagctactgagcaactcataaaatagaaacatcacagatccaacaccagcttctccatgccagagcctttgaacactcaaagaggtccagtgtccaaactccacatgaagtggtaTCCAGTtagcactggtacgtctctagatggtttgggatgtttgcgagttcagcatctacttctttaaaggtccacaatcttcataaggtgggacgtgactggtatggagcaacctcaggatgcctcgggatggggagagaaagagaagcagtgaagaggaataagcgtagctgctgttcatgatattaacagcacaagttgataatgtgtttgatcagatgttctggagcacaaggttatgatgtgattacatttactttacatttgcggcatttagcagacgtctttatccagagcgatgtacaaaagtgctttgagtctctagcaatgaataaatctacactggtacacaagattacaaacttaatataaatataactcttgaattctacaaagcaaacttagaaagtgctcatttaagtgtttcaggaagagataggtcttcaaccgtcgcttgaagatactCAGGGACTcagctgtacagacatctaggggaagttcattccaccacctcggtgccagaacagagaagagccttgaagtataatATGTGATGTGTTATATGTAGGCTTTGCTataaagatacgtctttaatctgcacataaactgggagagtgtgtctgagccccgaacactgtcaggaagactattccagagtttaggagctaaaggtgagaatgttctaccaccttcagtggactttgctattctaggaactactagaagtccagagttttgagatctcagggagcgtgacggattgtagcgtgttaaaagactggagagatacatggagataaaccatttagagttttataagtaagtagcagtagtttgtagtggatttgaaacttaacaggtagccagtgtagggatgagaagattggggttatatggtgatattttcttgaccttgtaagaactctgactgctgcattctgaactaactgaagcttgtttattaatgatgcaggacatccacctagtaatgcattac comes from the Silurus meridionalis isolate SWU-2019-XX chromosome 8, ASM1480568v1, whole genome shotgun sequence genome and includes:
- the hhat gene encoding protein-cysteine N-palmitoyltransferase HHAT isoform X1, which produces MECAVLPQSEMILYCLVSFTSHLYSFYQLHVFSTEHEESLDREVQLEDGFLITGSKKDASDFEWSFWNEWAWRSLLWSLIGHAVVSQLCSVCSPQLRKAILTVYGVLCAWWLLGWRGVVVLMLHLSISLAVAQLQSSALTWVCALFLLSTLHITSIQEVQRDWYDSDQNYYLLMFSTAMCVLRCISFSLELCWSPLQGTQTISCFSFLNFKKLLTQFYNLVSYGFYHPLFYNGPIINYNYFRQQMDRMVCSTSPSWLLSQVLRLCVWWCLAEFMIHFMYMHSIQNNEIFLNMLPSWALGGLALALVQFFYVKYLVLFGVASLLMKLDGVEPPPLPRCVSTMYSFQGMWRQFDVGLYRWLIRYVYIPLGGSQHGLFQKLISMAMAFSFVCLWHGCHDYLQCWALLNWVCVFTEISITHFLCWPPLHHTVLCFLTPPMRRRGLALISAFSTALLILSNLVFLGGIHVGRVYWRRVFLEGWFTMGVPVLGCLYCFAQVGLEVDRKRK
- the hhat gene encoding protein-cysteine N-palmitoyltransferase HHAT isoform X2; this encodes MECAVLPQSEMILYCLVSFTSHLYSFYQLHVFSTEHEESLDREVQLEDGFLITGSKKDASDFEWSFWNEWAWRSLLWSLIGHAVVSQLCSVCSPQLRKAILTVYGVLCAWWLLGWRGVVVLMLHLSISLAVAQLQSSALTWVCALFLLSTLHITSIQEVQRDWYDSDQNYYLLMFSTAMCVLRCISFSLELCWSPLQGTQTISCFSFLNFKKLLTQFYNLVSYGFYHPLFYNGPIINYNYFRQQMDRMVCSTSPSWLLSQVLRLCVWWCLAEFMIHFMYMHSIQNNEIFLNMLPSWALGGLALALVQFFYVKYLVLFGVASLLMKLDGVEPPPLPRCVSTMYSFQGMWRQFDVGLYRWLIRDQHHTFPLLASSSSHCSLFSDSTHEEAWPCTYLCILYSSVNSVQSGVSGRNSRWPCLLEESVPGRLVHHGGSCARVSLLLRAGWTGSGQKEEMKIVCTFSLWLTTQCCIETGLVQ